TATAATTAGTTCAGTTTTAGAAGGAACACTCTTTCCAGTTCACAGTTTGTGATTGCAAACTCAGACTAAACAATTCTCCTTTCACTGTGCTGTACAGGTAGCAGGCAAAGCATGAACTTTTAACTTTAAGTTTGTGTGTTGGTCCAAGCATTGGTAAAAAACAGTATTACCACTGGCTGCACAACTTTCAGCTACTATAATGCAGGCCCAACATACCGTGTGGTATTAGCCAATGTTAGTATATTTTTTGGGATGTTAGTTCACAAGCCTAAGACTTCCATTTCGCATATGCTACTCTAGGTATCTGAAGGTACAGCCAAGTGCCCTTTCATTTGGCcacacattatatatgtatatatatatataattatataaaggCAATTAAAAAGATCCGAACAGTCAGCAATCTGGTTAATGATGAGTGTCGCAGGAGTTTCAGCAACAGAGACATTACAGATAATGAACGTTGAGATCATGTACCCCCATTAGCCGAAATGGAACACAGCAAGGAGAATTTAATTTGACAAAGGGTATTGTACTAATGACTGTCTACGAGCTGAACTAAATATAAATCACAAAGTAAAGGTTACAAATGAGAAGAGGCAAATCAGACATCTTAATTGTCTGGTAGTTAGAACCTTATTAATCCAAACACCTCATCAGCTGCCGTTGGAAACACAATGGAGAATCAGCTCCTACAATATTGGTTCACAGGAGCTTGCTGATAAAGGATTAGTGTCGGACTAACTGGTTTAGTTTGGCTAAGGCTTGGGCTGGAGGATTGGAGTTACAGAGAAAGGGTTTGGGTAGCTCCAGCGTCccagttaaaaaataaactccaGACTGGAGTAGAATTCTCCACAGTTTCCAAGACCCACAGAGGTCAGGATGATATAGTCCCGGCCCaccttccggcgattactcaagacacatcttttcagccTGTACCTGTAATTTAGTAGTTTATTTCCCTGTgtggctcagctctcctgtaCATTTTCACTTTATATAACGTTTTCATCATACTGCTTGCCTTTACATTGCTAGTACACGTGTTGTTTATTGTGATTACCCCTATGCCCGCTTCCCCTGAGCTCTTAACTATGACTTaatatcttgtctgcacttgttagctattataatctaggatgtaggataTGGCTTTAGAAATTAACAGTACATCTTACCTATGCActtgtgtaattttgaacttgtattatgctttgatttgtaattgtacactgtattattgcacttttgcaatgctcttgtattttgtaagttgcctggATAAGGCTGTCTGCTAattatttattcttaatttagttttaaaatgtgttatacgAGTATGAAATGAATGCTTAAAAGCAAGTTTCTCAAGCAGAACACAGCTGTAATCTTTTCATGCAACAAGTTAATAAAAATCAAGTAACAGAGTAAATGGTGAAGGAGAGTTGTTCTTCTACTctaaaacattcaaaatgcaGGAGTACCTTGCCACTTCTCTAAAGTCTAAAGCGCATAGTCATCGTTGTTATCTTACATATTAGTTTTAATAAGAGAATGAACAGATCAGAAAATAATGTagcgttcgtgtagcgcagatttccacagatctgcacaatcccagcgatcccattggtggagcagcgcagacctgcggaaatctgcgctacacgaacatGACCACCGTTTCGCCCAGCAGACGCATTGATACTCCACTGCGGAAGAGGGCGCTGTCTCCAATCCTGCGCTCACAAGCCCAAACGAAACGAGCCATCTAGGATAACAGCCAAGCCTAATCCCGTGATGTGTGTGAAAATTCAAAACAGACCTGACAGCAGCAACGTGGGGCTGCGTGTCCGGAGTGCATTGTGAGTTTGATGCACTTTAACCAGAAACAATAGCTACATAGGCACAGTACTGTAGCAGAAAGTGAGCCATGTTTAAATTAAGTGCTTACCTTTGTGCATCGTCTTCATGATCTCTGGATTCAGCCGCGGATTCGTTGAGCTCACTGCATGAGTGTGCCGAGTCCCGTCGAAGGGGTCCCCTCTGATCGCCTCGTCTTGTATTTTGGGAGAATACGTAACAATGGCGGGTCCTCTGCTGGAGTTCGAGACGGAAATGTTTTTGGGCCTGTTCGGTTCCGACGGGCTGTTGGTGACGGCCGAGGGTCTGGGCATTGACCGTGTCCTGCTGCAGTTCCTGCGGGTGTATTCAGAGGAGGGTAGCCTGGTACTGCTGCTCAACACCAGCCCCCCGGAGCAGGTAACACAGCTGCCAGGACGAAATGAATAGCGGCCTCGTTCGtgttgcgcagatgtccgcagatctgcgctgctccaccaatgggatcgatgggattctgcagatctgcgccgCACTGTAAATCTGCGTGACCAGtgtttatacatttgtttgatttgttttcattataacACATTTTCAGAAGGAACCGTACGACAGTCCATTTTATATTTGTTCTCTTCAGAAAAAAGATACCTTGTTGTCCCTTGTTAAAGTAGAAGGAAATGTAACTTTTCTTCAGTTTCCAGAAGGCCGTGGTGTATCCAATCAAAGCGTGGAACTTGATGGAAGTAATTGACAACCCCGAAACTTTAAATATAAGAGCATAACCATATGCCACCACCGCATAGAATGAGAGCTGTATTCTGCTAGTGGTATAGACACAAtaactacatttgtatttgattttttcTCCACAGGAGTATTTAACGGAGCAGCTGCGGTCGGAGGGCGTCAGTCACCTGCCCAGGACGGTGACCAGCGACGTGCAGAGCCACGACCGCTATGACGTGTACACGCAGGGCGGCGTGCTCTTCGTCACCAGCCGCATCCTTGTGGTGGACTTCCTCACCGACAGGATCCCCGCTCACCTCATCACAGGTGCGGCCACCACGAATATAAAAGACACGTTTTTTGCTGTTAAGGCCATTAAGTCTTTTGAGTGTATTTGCAACCTGAAAAGACAGACTAagtggatagatagatagtgagATCGATGAGTATATTATTGTGTGTGGTTCTTGCAGGTATCCTGGTCTACCGGGCTCACAAGATCATCGATTCCTGTCAGGAGGCCTTCATCCTGCGCCTGTACCGCCAGAAGAATAAGACCGGCTTCATCAAGGCCTTCACAGACAAAGCCACTTCCTTCAGCTCTGGGTTCTGCCAGGTGGAGCGCGTCATGAGGAACCTCTTTGTCAAGAAGCTCTTCCTCTGGCCCAGGTAGAGATGCTCCAGCTTCTTCCTACGTTCGCTCTAAAACCTCAGCTCCCTCGGTCAAACTCCTCAACCCACCTTTCACTTTGCAGTCCTGGAAGGTGGGTTTCCATTCAGTAGGTGGAAGAAACCTCAAACTGGGTAGACGACCACTCCAAAGGCCCAGATGCTTTTGGATAAACTAGCGCATACTGAGAATTGCACATTGGGATCAGTTAACCTGCAGCAATGGGATAAGTGTGAtaactgctctgtgtgtgtgtcaggttcCACGCAGGTGTGAACTCCGTGCTGGACAGACACAAGCCGGATGTGGTGGAGCTGCACGTCTCGTTGACCCCAACCATGAGTGCCATCCAGAGCTCGGTGCTGGACATCATGAACGCCTGCCTGAAGGAGCTGAAACGCTACAACCCCACACTGGAGGTGGAAGACCTCTCCCTGGAGAACGCACTGGGCCGCGGCTTTGAGAAGGTCAGTGTGCGTCCACAGTAGCTGCTGTACAGCCAGGGCTAGTCTGGTGTAAGACCTAATGGATTGGTTTTATTTGTACTTTCCCTATTGGCTGCCCACTCTCTGAGTGTCTTTGGGTTTGACGGTcctgtgtactgtgtgcagaCAATCCGCCACTACCTGGACCCGTTGTGGCATCAGCTGGGATCCAAGACCAAGTCTCTGGTTCAGGACCTGAAGATCTTGCGCACTCTGCTGCTGTACCTCACCCAGTATGACTGCGTTACCTTCCTCAACCTGCTGGAGACCCTGCGCACCAGCCAGAAGGCTTTCGGGAGCAACGCGGGTACGAGCCACAGGAGTGACAGTGTGAATAATCTTTTTCTTCACATTGGACATTGCTAGATGATTGATttaagaggttttttttttttatttaatttattttttgtaattagtGTTTCAACCCCCAAGCTTTAGTTTTTATATTTGCAAGTCATTCTGTATAGGAAGTCAAGTAAACAGAATTTAGATACCTTTACTCTGAGTCAATGCTGTGACGTTGACCTGCTCTATAAgccagcagtgtgtgtgtttgatacGGAAGACAGCAGTAGCAGGAATTCATTTTGCTCTCTTATTTTAATGGGGCACTGTTGCCCCTGCAGGCTGGCTCTTTCTGGACTGCAGCACATCCATGTTTGTGAACGCTCGAAACCGAGTTTACCAGGTGCCAGAGGCGAAGATTGTCAAGAAGGCAAAGGCGGGAGCCACGGCGAAACCAGAGCAGATCAGAGAAATGGGTGATTCCACACTGTTTAATTCCTGTTCTGATAAAACCGAGATAGTTATGTTATCCGAGTTAAAGTGACTGAcagatgtggtgtgtgtgtgtgtgtgtattttacagGAGCAAAGCGGGAGCTGGTGCTGGAGAGGAACCCCAAGTGGGAAGCTCTGACAGAGGTGTTGCAGGAGATTGAGAAGGAGAACAGCAGCTCTGAGCTCGGCCCTGGTCAGTGTACTTGAGTTTCTCTGTTTTTGGAGATGTAAAGCCATACACTGCCGCTATAGGCTATATAAATCCAGTAATCGATATAAATCTATATCAAATTAAGTGTTTTGTTATTGTGCTTCTTGTTGTAAAAGGATCAGTGACTGGTTGGGGCGAAACTTTACTTTTCTAATCAGGGAAGGAAGTGATGTTTTTAAGAGCTGCCTTTTGTCTTGTGATTCCCCAGGGCGAGTTCTGATCTGTGCCAGTGATGACCGGACCTGTGCCCAGCTGCGGGAGTATGTGACACGGGGGGCAGAAGCTCTTCTGACCCGCCTCTATAGTCGCACCTTAGGCAAAAACGAGGCTCTGCCTGAGTTAGGCATAGACAAGAGAGCGCTGGGCAAGGGTAGAGGCAAGAGAGACCAGGAGAAGGGGCCCAAGGCTAAGAAACCCAAAGGCCCAGCCAGGGAGAAGAAAAATGCTAGGAAGCAATCGCTCACTCTCACCCAGATGGTGGGGAAGGCAACCAGGAAGGACGGAGGGCTGGAGGAAGAGCAGGGGGATGAGGAGCCGCTGGGCAGTAGTATAGATGACGAcgacgaggaggaggaagagggaaaGGAGGAGGAAGGATTTCTCCTCAATCTGCCCTCGGATGCCTATTATGGTATAATGAAAGAGCCACTGACTGTCATCCACCCACTGATGGGCTGCAGCGACCCCTACAGCCTGACACGGGTACTGCACGAGGTGGAGCCACGCTACGTGGTGCTGTACGATGCCGAGGTCTCCTTCGTCCGCCAGCTGGAGATCTACAAGGCCAGCCGGCCGGGCAAGCCACTCAGGTGAACTTTGACTGCTGTTCTGCCATTGGCAAGGTGTCTCCAGCATGATCTAAGATTAATCTGTTGTTTTTCGATGGCGATCAGATACATGCTTGTGAATTTTGA
This sequence is a window from Amia ocellicauda isolate fAmiCal2 chromosome 17, fAmiCal2.hap1, whole genome shotgun sequence. Protein-coding genes within it:
- the ercc4 gene encoding DNA repair endonuclease XPF; this encodes MAGPLLEFETEMFLGLFGSDGLLVTAEGLGIDRVLLQFLRVYSEEGSLVLLLNTSPPEQEYLTEQLRSEGVSHLPRTVTSDVQSHDRYDVYTQGGVLFVTSRILVVDFLTDRIPAHLITGILVYRAHKIIDSCQEAFILRLYRQKNKTGFIKAFTDKATSFSSGFCQVERVMRNLFVKKLFLWPRFHAGVNSVLDRHKPDVVELHVSLTPTMSAIQSSVLDIMNACLKELKRYNPTLEVEDLSLENALGRGFEKTIRHYLDPLWHQLGSKTKSLVQDLKILRTLLLYLTQYDCVTFLNLLETLRTSQKAFGSNAGWLFLDCSTSMFVNARNRVYQVPEAKIVKKAKAGATAKPEQIREMGAKRELVLERNPKWEALTEVLQEIEKENSSSELGPGRVLICASDDRTCAQLREYVTRGAEALLTRLYSRTLGKNEALPELGIDKRALGKGRGKRDQEKGPKAKKPKGPAREKKNARKQSLTLTQMVGKATRKDGGLEEEQGDEEPLGSSIDDDDEEEEEGKEEEGFLLNLPSDAYYGIMKEPLTVIHPLMGCSDPYSLTRVLHEVEPRYVVLYDAEVSFVRQLEIYKASRPGKPLRVYFLIYGGSTEEQRYLTALRKEKQAFEHLIREKASMVVPEEREGREDTNMDLVRNVEPANATTNTRKAGGQEMATTPARVIVDMREFRSELPSLLHRRGLDIEPVTLEVGDYILSLDTCVERKSISDLIGSLNSGRLYTQCLAMCRFYRRPVLLIEFDPAKPFSLVARSDLRQEISANDVISKLTLLTLHFPRLRLLWCPSPYVTAELFQDLKQGRAEPDASAALAITTDSDTVPESSDLYNPGPYDFLLRMPGVNVKNCRALISHADSLADLASLSQERLSEILGNATNARLLHQFLHKTMDTSQPAPKGKGEYRGRR